Proteins from a genomic interval of Mercenaria mercenaria strain notata unplaced genomic scaffold, MADL_Memer_1 contig_3058, whole genome shotgun sequence:
- the LOC128552702 gene encoding loricrin-like, which produces MWLVALNSSCEEIIQLACERLMVLPSGSGSSGGGSGGSGGGGNRSCGGSDSDDDSGGSSGGSSCSSGDGHSIGIGCISSSGVCSGSSGGGSGSGSGRCIIGIDSSGDGSKSGGGDGSGSGSCGGSGSCDGGSGSSGDGRSIGSGSSSGRGCCSSSDGRSCSSGGGSGSDGGRRSICNGSICGDGGSSGSGGGNNNGGGRGSDIGGSSDDGSGSTGDGRSIGSGCTSGHGGSSSDGGFSGSIF; this is translated from the exons ATGTGgctcgtggcgttgaattcttcatgtgaggagatCATCCAGCTGGCATGCGAAAGGTTGATGGTTTTACCAAG tggtagtggtagtagtggtggtggtagtggtggcaGTGGTGGTGGTGGTAACAGAAGTTGTGGTGGCAGTGATAGTGATGATGATAGtggtggtagtagtggtggtagtagttgtagtagtggTGATGGTCATAGTATTGGTATTGGTTGTATTAGTAGTAGTGGTGTTtgtagtggtagtagtggtggtggtagtggtagtggtagtggtcgTTGTATCATTGGTATTGATAGTAGTGGTGATGGTAGTAAaagtggtggtggtgatggtagtggtagtggtagttgTGGTGGAAGTGGTAGTTGTGATGGTGGCAGTGGTAGTAGTGGTGATGGTCGTAGTattggtagtggtagtagtagtggtCGTGGTTGTTGTAGTAGTAGTGATGGTCGTAGttgtagtagtggtggtggtagtggtagtgatGGTGGTCGTCGTAGTATTTGTAATGGTAGTATTTGTGGTGATGGTGGTAGTAGTGGCAGTGGCGGTGGAAATAATAATGGTGGTGGTCGTGGAAGTGATATTGGTGGTAGTAGTGATGATGGTAGTGGTAGTACTGGTGACGGTCGTAGTATAGGTAGTGGTTGTACTAGCGGTCATGGTGGTAGTAGTAGTGATGGTGGTTTTAGTGGAAGTAttttttga